Proteins from one Bacteroidia bacterium genomic window:
- a CDS encoding energy transducer TonB, translating into MKTIFVIFLSIFWLTTFSQNDSRMRVQLLENYSNKIINNLDSVRLTSNKKQYLFLNIKTNKDSLFEFDKIISGTYNLFLYSANYDTVLTNIKTINDRNYKYIFYLFNRNFTSIQVYFSQSLFDNIIKNLKYPENAKKNGIQGKVFASFLITTTGLIDSIVIVRGVSPVLDNEVIKTLKSIKNISPIIINGVPTNNRFLMPFSFKL; encoded by the coding sequence ATGAAAACAATATTCGTTATATTTTTAAGCATTTTCTGGTTGACAACTTTCAGTCAGAATGACTCACGTATGCGAGTTCAATTATTAGAGAATTATTCAAATAAAATCATTAATAACCTTGACAGCGTTAGACTAACCTCAAACAAAAAGCAATATTTGTTTTTAAATATTAAAACAAACAAAGACAGCTTATTTGAATTCGACAAAATTATTTCTGGAACTTATAATTTATTTTTATATAGTGCTAATTATGACACTGTATTGACTAATATCAAGACAATTAACGACAGGAATTATAAATATATTTTTTATTTGTTTAATAGAAATTTCACAAGCATACAAGTTTATTTTAGTCAAAGCTTATTTGACAACATTATAAAAAATTTGAAATATCCAGAAAATGCAAAAAAGAATGGCATTCAAGGAAAAGTTTTCGCAAGTTTTTTAATTACAACAACTGGTTTAATTGACAGCATTGTTATTGTGAGAGGTGTTTCTCCAGTTTTAGACAACGAAGTAATAAAAACATTAAAATCAATTAAAAACATTTCTCCAATTATTATAAATGGCGTACCGACAAATAATCGGTTTCTCATGCCTTTTAGCTTTAAATTATGA